One window of the Misgurnus anguillicaudatus chromosome 8, ASM2758022v2, whole genome shotgun sequence genome contains the following:
- the ccdc14 gene encoding coiled-coil domain-containing protein 14 isoform X1: MARQGISRPKVVSSGRLTGSGRGHIYKKRVTGRSLPPLEPAYSLYSTDSEDQVTTIHKGLDRCAALLNGILEAEQAESKPKSPGAKTTFKAKPKNLSRKTVTDKKHERKTGPHAKKKPVPVQKTILSASLNAGIRGVHDTGQATITKAKQTRPHPFPPAHSQPDNNKLAHLGGVQTSTVFNCRLTQSTPAFSPQRPGSAQSEPCVQNRNNPSEEFDHANPTQFSSSLPMPRAIQKQCPVIVQSSFQNGHCVPVEQGVPLTTAPICDDSQMGSVGSSVPLASSTGNLSCPSMEVPGTQVPVQAHVTQAQSSTIGQQPMISKNQERIFSMESSNESCGGTSAEEDNIHDVVDTMPVRDISKEKSTDLNYSPEKTTRKVMTVRYLLGELKTLVANQDSEAVRLISELEQSISLLPVMVGSTNIQAEIALALQPLRSENAQLRRRLRILNQQLLERERAERRARPADCNMEVVALQSLNLTLQTQLNESHRELQDLQQENMRLQKALESKENNWQQHKAQCETENSRLRLELNEALAEIQSCQSKLQKCEFEKTALTLSFQQREGEISRLQEIIRSLQPNQMISPKTSQLLDLPQSSSKLTRSVLEWHENAQKETGTSDKLTSSVKTYLQTLEGAGQASSPHRAHILQPASSCGGKETIIPSDGQICSPKLQNEIHKPILEAIAENVPQLAEQSITSFAPLRETSVGLHGTGMPHSKPFTQCKELMPAKSQKQNELQYMSGSFGKLDISDTLHSQESKYDSQNKGLNEHPLQSQHARRCLKMDVESGHTERPSVMESTFASCDIKSLASDWSVNSWSTFNTRDEQNFREGLAALDASIASLQRTLKADLNK; this comes from the exons ATGGCAAGACAAGGAATTTCAAGACCAAAG GTGGTCTCATCAGGCAGGCTTACAGGCTCTGGAAGGGGACACATTTACAAAAAGAG GGTTACTGGGAGATCTCTGCCACCTCTTGAACCTGCATATTCCCTTTATTCTACGGATTCAGAAGATCAG GTGACAACAATACACAAGGGACTAGATCGATGTGCTGCTTTACTAAATGGGATACTTGAAGCTGAACAAGCAG AATCAAAGCCGAAATCACCAGGAGCGAAGACCACCTTTAAAGCCAAACCCAAGAATTTGTCAAGAAAAACAGTGACAGACAAAAAACATGAGAGGAAGACAGGCCCTCATGCAAAGAAAAAGCCAG TTCCAGTGCAAAAGACGATTCTGTCTGCCAGCTTGAACGCCGGGATCAGAGGAGTACATGATACAGGACAGGCCACTATAACAAAAGCAAAACAGACTCGGCCACACCCATTTCCACCGGCCCACTCGCAGCCTGATAACAATAAACTCGCTCATTTGG GTGGGGTTCAGACATCCACTGTGTTTAACTGTCGACTGACTCAATCCACACCTGCATTCAGCCCACAGAGACCTGGTTCAGCACAAAGTGAACCT TGTGTGCAAAACCGCAATAACCCATCCGAGGAGTTTGATCATGCCAACCCAACTCAGTTTTCCTCTTCTTTGCCCATGCCACGAGCAATCCAAAAACAGTGTCCAGTCATTGTGCAGTCTTCTTTCCAAAATGGACATTGTGTTCCTGTAGAACAAGGGGTACCTTTGACCACGGCCCCAATCTGTGATGATTCCCAAATGGGATCTGTAGGGTCAAGCGTCCCTTTGGCATCGTCCACTGGAAACTTAAGCTGCCCTTCGATGGAAGTGCCAGGAACACAGGTGCCCGTACAGGCCCATGTTACCCAGGCTCAGTCTAGTACAATTGGACAACAGCCGATGATTTCCAAAAATCAGGAGAGGATTTTTTCAATGGAGAGTTCAAATGAGAGTTGTGGTGGTACCAGTGCAGAGGAAGACAATATACATGACGTGGTGGACACCATGCCTGTCAGGGATATCAGCAAGGAGAAAAGCACAGATTTGAATTACAGTCCTGAGAAAACCACCAGGAAGGTTATGACTGTCAGATATCTGCTGGGAGAGCTAAAGACCCTTGTCGCCAATCAGG ACAGTGAGGCTGTGCGTCTGATCTCTGAGCTGGAGCAGAGCATCTCCCTACTTCCTGTCATGGTGGGCAGCACTAACATCCAGGCTGAGATTGCACTCGCCCTGCAGCCACTCAGAAGTGAAAACGCACAGCTGCGCAG GCGATTGCGAATACTCAATCAGCAGTTATTGGAACGTGAGAGGGCAGAAAGAAGGGCCAGACCAGCAGACTGCAACATGGAGG TGGTGGCATTGCAGTCATTGAACCTCACTCTTCAGACTCAATTAAATGAGAGCCACAGAGAGCTCCAAGACCTTCAGCAGGAGAACATGAGACTACAGAAAGCTCTGGAGAGCAAAGAAAACAACTGGCAGCAGCACAAAGCGCAATGCGAAACGGAGAACAGTCGCCTAAGGCTGG AGTTGAATGAGGCATTAGCTGAAATCCAAAGTTGCCAGAGTAAACTCCAAAAGTGTGAGTTTGAGAAGACTGCATTAACTCTTAGTTTCCAGCAGAGGGAGGGAGAGATCAGCAGACTACAAGAGATCATACG AAGTTTACAACCAAACCAGATGATATcccccaaaacctctcagctACTGGATTTGCCTCAGTCGAGTTCAAAGCTTACCAGGAGTGTTCTGGAATGGCATGAAAATGCACAGAAGGAGACTGGCACATCAGACAAACTCACCAGCTCAGTAAAGACCTACCTTCAGACACTGGAGGGGGCAGGTCAGGCCTCTTCTCCTCACAGGGCACACATATTACAGCCAGCCTCATCTTGTGGTGGAAAAGAAACAATTATACCATCAGATGGTCAAATCTGCTCTCCAAAACTTCAAAACGAGATTCACAAGCCGATCCTGGAAGCCATAGCTGAGAATGTACCTCAGTTAGCAGAGCAGAGCATAACATCTTTTGCCCCTTTAAGAGAGACTTCAGTGGGGCTGCATGGCACTGGGATGCCTCATAGTAAACCTTTCACACAGTGTAAAGAGCTGATGCCAGCCAAGAGTCAAAAGCAAAATGAACTGCAATATATGAGCGGTTCTTTTGGAAAACTAGACATCTCGGATACTCTACACAGTCAGGAATCAAAGTATGATAGCCAAAACAAGGGACTGAATGAACACCCGCTGCAATCCCAGCATGCCCGTCGGTGCCTGAAGATGGACGTTGAGTCGGGGCACACTGAGCGACCTTCAGTGATGGAGAGCACCTTCGCCTCTTGTGATATAAAGTCTTTAGCATCTGATTGGAGCGTAAACTCCTGGTCTACTTTTAACACACGAGATGAGCAGAATTTCAGAGAGGGTCTGGCAGCACTTGATGCCAGCATAGCAAGTCTGCAGAGGACCCTGAAAGcagatttaaataaatga
- the ccdc14 gene encoding coiled-coil domain-containing protein 14 isoform X2, which translates to MARQGISRPKVVSSGRLTGSGRGHIYKKRVTGRSLPPLEPAYSLYSTDSEDQVTTIHKGLDRCAALLNGILEAEQAESKPKSPGAKTTFKAKPKNLSRKTVTDKKHERKTGPHAKKKPGGVQTSTVFNCRLTQSTPAFSPQRPGSAQSEPCVQNRNNPSEEFDHANPTQFSSSLPMPRAIQKQCPVIVQSSFQNGHCVPVEQGVPLTTAPICDDSQMGSVGSSVPLASSTGNLSCPSMEVPGTQVPVQAHVTQAQSSTIGQQPMISKNQERIFSMESSNESCGGTSAEEDNIHDVVDTMPVRDISKEKSTDLNYSPEKTTRKVMTVRYLLGELKTLVANQDSEAVRLISELEQSISLLPVMVGSTNIQAEIALALQPLRSENAQLRRRLRILNQQLLERERAERRARPADCNMEVVALQSLNLTLQTQLNESHRELQDLQQENMRLQKALESKENNWQQHKAQCETENSRLRLELNEALAEIQSCQSKLQKCEFEKTALTLSFQQREGEISRLQEIIRSLQPNQMISPKTSQLLDLPQSSSKLTRSVLEWHENAQKETGTSDKLTSSVKTYLQTLEGAGQASSPHRAHILQPASSCGGKETIIPSDGQICSPKLQNEIHKPILEAIAENVPQLAEQSITSFAPLRETSVGLHGTGMPHSKPFTQCKELMPAKSQKQNELQYMSGSFGKLDISDTLHSQESKYDSQNKGLNEHPLQSQHARRCLKMDVESGHTERPSVMESTFASCDIKSLASDWSVNSWSTFNTRDEQNFREGLAALDASIASLQRTLKADLNK; encoded by the exons ATGGCAAGACAAGGAATTTCAAGACCAAAG GTGGTCTCATCAGGCAGGCTTACAGGCTCTGGAAGGGGACACATTTACAAAAAGAG GGTTACTGGGAGATCTCTGCCACCTCTTGAACCTGCATATTCCCTTTATTCTACGGATTCAGAAGATCAG GTGACAACAATACACAAGGGACTAGATCGATGTGCTGCTTTACTAAATGGGATACTTGAAGCTGAACAAGCAG AATCAAAGCCGAAATCACCAGGAGCGAAGACCACCTTTAAAGCCAAACCCAAGAATTTGTCAAGAAAAACAGTGACAGACAAAAAACATGAGAGGAAGACAGGCCCTCATGCAAAGAAAAAGCCAG GTGGGGTTCAGACATCCACTGTGTTTAACTGTCGACTGACTCAATCCACACCTGCATTCAGCCCACAGAGACCTGGTTCAGCACAAAGTGAACCT TGTGTGCAAAACCGCAATAACCCATCCGAGGAGTTTGATCATGCCAACCCAACTCAGTTTTCCTCTTCTTTGCCCATGCCACGAGCAATCCAAAAACAGTGTCCAGTCATTGTGCAGTCTTCTTTCCAAAATGGACATTGTGTTCCTGTAGAACAAGGGGTACCTTTGACCACGGCCCCAATCTGTGATGATTCCCAAATGGGATCTGTAGGGTCAAGCGTCCCTTTGGCATCGTCCACTGGAAACTTAAGCTGCCCTTCGATGGAAGTGCCAGGAACACAGGTGCCCGTACAGGCCCATGTTACCCAGGCTCAGTCTAGTACAATTGGACAACAGCCGATGATTTCCAAAAATCAGGAGAGGATTTTTTCAATGGAGAGTTCAAATGAGAGTTGTGGTGGTACCAGTGCAGAGGAAGACAATATACATGACGTGGTGGACACCATGCCTGTCAGGGATATCAGCAAGGAGAAAAGCACAGATTTGAATTACAGTCCTGAGAAAACCACCAGGAAGGTTATGACTGTCAGATATCTGCTGGGAGAGCTAAAGACCCTTGTCGCCAATCAGG ACAGTGAGGCTGTGCGTCTGATCTCTGAGCTGGAGCAGAGCATCTCCCTACTTCCTGTCATGGTGGGCAGCACTAACATCCAGGCTGAGATTGCACTCGCCCTGCAGCCACTCAGAAGTGAAAACGCACAGCTGCGCAG GCGATTGCGAATACTCAATCAGCAGTTATTGGAACGTGAGAGGGCAGAAAGAAGGGCCAGACCAGCAGACTGCAACATGGAGG TGGTGGCATTGCAGTCATTGAACCTCACTCTTCAGACTCAATTAAATGAGAGCCACAGAGAGCTCCAAGACCTTCAGCAGGAGAACATGAGACTACAGAAAGCTCTGGAGAGCAAAGAAAACAACTGGCAGCAGCACAAAGCGCAATGCGAAACGGAGAACAGTCGCCTAAGGCTGG AGTTGAATGAGGCATTAGCTGAAATCCAAAGTTGCCAGAGTAAACTCCAAAAGTGTGAGTTTGAGAAGACTGCATTAACTCTTAGTTTCCAGCAGAGGGAGGGAGAGATCAGCAGACTACAAGAGATCATACG AAGTTTACAACCAAACCAGATGATATcccccaaaacctctcagctACTGGATTTGCCTCAGTCGAGTTCAAAGCTTACCAGGAGTGTTCTGGAATGGCATGAAAATGCACAGAAGGAGACTGGCACATCAGACAAACTCACCAGCTCAGTAAAGACCTACCTTCAGACACTGGAGGGGGCAGGTCAGGCCTCTTCTCCTCACAGGGCACACATATTACAGCCAGCCTCATCTTGTGGTGGAAAAGAAACAATTATACCATCAGATGGTCAAATCTGCTCTCCAAAACTTCAAAACGAGATTCACAAGCCGATCCTGGAAGCCATAGCTGAGAATGTACCTCAGTTAGCAGAGCAGAGCATAACATCTTTTGCCCCTTTAAGAGAGACTTCAGTGGGGCTGCATGGCACTGGGATGCCTCATAGTAAACCTTTCACACAGTGTAAAGAGCTGATGCCAGCCAAGAGTCAAAAGCAAAATGAACTGCAATATATGAGCGGTTCTTTTGGAAAACTAGACATCTCGGATACTCTACACAGTCAGGAATCAAAGTATGATAGCCAAAACAAGGGACTGAATGAACACCCGCTGCAATCCCAGCATGCCCGTCGGTGCCTGAAGATGGACGTTGAGTCGGGGCACACTGAGCGACCTTCAGTGATGGAGAGCACCTTCGCCTCTTGTGATATAAAGTCTTTAGCATCTGATTGGAGCGTAAACTCCTGGTCTACTTTTAACACACGAGATGAGCAGAATTTCAGAGAGGGTCTGGCAGCACTTGATGCCAGCATAGCAAGTCTGCAGAGGACCCTGAAAGcagatttaaataaatga